The sequence CGGGCAGTTGTTCGTTGGGATAAGTCATTACAAACCGGCGTGAATAAAACTGTCCGGTTGTCTCTTTTATGTAGCGTTTGTTCTGGGCGTAATCGCCGTAGCGAGCCACATCCATGCCATAGACGTCCGCTTCCGGTTCGCCGTGTATCATCCATTCGGCCAGAGACTTTCCAACGCCGCCGCCTTGCAGGAATCCGGCCATAACCGCACAGGCGGTCCAGTAGTTGCGCTTGCCTCTTACTGGCCCAACCAAAGGGTTTCCATCGGGAGAAAAAGTAAAGGCGCCATTGACCCATGTCTTTATGCCTACGTCATTCAGGCAGGGGTACCGCTGAAAGCCCAGCATCAGTTCATTTTCGATCCGGCCGAGATCTTCTTGTTGCAGCTCAAACCCATAGTCCCATGGGGCTCCGTCCATCATCCAGTGATCGTGGTCGATTTCATAAATGCCCACCAACATGCCGTTCTGGTCTTGCCGCATATAGGTGAAGCCCTCCAAATCAACGGTCATCGGCAGCTCGCGATCCAGCTCCGCCACTTCGGGGATGGAGTCGGTGATCAGGTAGTGGTGATTGAGCGGTGACACCGGCAGTTCAATTCCCGCCATGCGGCCGACCTGCTTGGCCCAAAGGCCCGCTGCATTGACCACGTGCTCGCAGGTGATCGTGCCTTTCTCGGTGACAACCTCCCACCCATCAGGCTTTTCAACGAGTTCGATTACTCTATTGTGTTCAATGACTTGCGCGCCAAGTTTCTTGGCGGCGCCTGCGTAAGCGTGAACGGTTCCTGTGGTGTCAATGTATCCTTCGCGATCTGCCCAAAGGCCGCCTAGGATTCCATCTCCGGACATAACAGGGTTTAGAGCTACTGCTTCCTCCGGGGTGACGAGGCGACAGTCGTCAATGCCAATGGTTTGGAAAACCCGATAGGCCGACTGAAGCCATTCCCAGCGCTCCGGCGTGCCCGCCAGCGTCAGGCCCCCGGTCATGTGCATACCGACAGATTGCCCGCTCTCCTCCTCGATTTCCTCAAGTAGGTCAATGGTATAGGCTTGAAGTGCTGCAATATTAGGATCGGCGTTCAGCGCGTGAAAACCGCCGGCCGCGTGCCAGCTAGAACCAGCCGTCAAAACGGATCTTTCAACCAGGCAGACATCTGTCCAGCCGAATTTGGCGAGGTGATAAAGCACGGAAGCGCCAACAACGCCTCCGCCAATCACGACAACACGGTAGTGGGACTTCATGGCGATCCTCCCCATTGCCATTGGTGATTTCCTGACGTTAGGGAGGCCGTTTGCAACGCGTCAATGGCGGCGTTTTGGGAGTGTCGGTTTCACGTCGGTAAAACGTCGGTTTTCGGTCGGTGGCCTATTTTTCCGTGGTTCGGACGGCTTTGTAGCCTGCAGAAAGCGACTCGCCGGACAAACGGACGACATCCGCCAGAGATGTCAGTTGACCGGAGAGCGGGCTGGTCTTTCGCCAAATCATGCCAATTGTACGAGCTGGTTGTGCACCGGAAAAACGCGCGACGTTGACATTGGCCGAAGGCGTGTCGACCGGCACGGCCATTTCCGGAATTACGGTGACACCAAGTCCCGCTCCTACCATTTGCACCAGCGTGGACAAGGATGACCCATCCAGACCTTCGTGCGGGCGTGCCGTGGGCAGGGAACAGAAAGACAGCGCCTGATCTCGGAAGCAGTGTCCTTCTTCAAGTAGCAGGAGCCGCTCCCGCTCCAGGGCTTCTGGTGCAGGTACGGGCGAGCGGGCCTCGGAATGAGGGCGCACCAGTACGAATTCCTCGGACCACAACGGAACTTCAGCGAAGGCGGGTTCCGAAACCGGCAGTGCAACGATGGCCGTGTCGATCTTACCCGCATGTAGTTCTGAAATCAGGTTCGCGGTCATTGTCTCACGGACCATCAGCGACATTTCCGGGAAGGTTGATTTTACGTCGCGCAAGAGAGACGGCAGCAGGTAGGGCGCGATTGTGGGAATGACACCAAGGCGCAGGCGACCGGCGAGACCGCTTTGCGCCGCGCGCGCCATGTCGCCGAGTTCATCCACGCTGCGCAGAATTTCGCGGACCCGCCCGAGCACGTCTTCACCGAACGCCGTCAGCCGAACCCGGCGCGTTGTGCGTTCAAGCAGCGGCGCACCAAAGCTTTCCTCGAGGTCTTTGATCTGAACCGAAAGAGCAGGCTGCGAGATGGCACAGGCGTCTGCCGCATGACCAAAATGCCCATGGGTTGCAACTGCGTCGAAATAGCGGAGCTGTCGGAGTGTAAGGTTATTCATAGCCTTGAGTTATCAATGTGATCGGAAAATGCAACTTCGATCAATGAAATACGCTTGTTAGAATAATTCCAGAGAATCGCGTGACATCACTATTTGATTTTAGGAGGACCCTATGGACGGAGACATGAAAGCGAGCGGCTGCCCGGTAATGCACGGTGCGGTGAGCAACGAAGCACGCGGGAACCGCGACTGGTGGCCCAACCAGCTGAACCTTC is a genomic window of Shimia isoporae containing:
- a CDS encoding hydrogen peroxide-inducible genes activator; the protein is MNNLTLRQLRYFDAVATHGHFGHAADACAISQPALSVQIKDLEESFGAPLLERTTRRVRLTAFGEDVLGRVREILRSVDELGDMARAAQSGLAGRLRLGVIPTIAPYLLPSLLRDVKSTFPEMSLMVRETMTANLISELHAGKIDTAIVALPVSEPAFAEVPLWSEEFVLVRPHSEARSPVPAPEALERERLLLLEEGHCFRDQALSFCSLPTARPHEGLDGSSLSTLVQMVGAGLGVTVIPEMAVPVDTPSANVNVARFSGAQPARTIGMIWRKTSPLSGQLTSLADVVRLSGESLSAGYKAVRTTEK
- a CDS encoding GcvT family protein, which encodes MKSHYRVVVIGGGVVGASVLYHLAKFGWTDVCLVERSVLTAGSSWHAAGGFHALNADPNIAALQAYTIDLLEEIEEESGQSVGMHMTGGLTLAGTPERWEWLQSAYRVFQTIGIDDCRLVTPEEAVALNPVMSGDGILGGLWADREGYIDTTGTVHAYAGAAKKLGAQVIEHNRVIELVEKPDGWEVVTEKGTITCEHVVNAAGLWAKQVGRMAGIELPVSPLNHHYLITDSIPEVAELDRELPMTVDLEGFTYMRQDQNGMLVGIYEIDHDHWMMDGAPWDYGFELQQEDLGRIENELMLGFQRYPCLNDVGIKTWVNGAFTFSPDGNPLVGPVRGKRNYWTACAVMAGFLQGGGVGKSLAEWMIHGEPEADVYGMDVARYGDYAQNKRYIKETTGQFYSRRFVMTYPNEQLPAGRPLKMAPAHSEMSAAGCKWGVSYGLEVPLYFAPQGFEETPSLRRSNAFEIVAEESRAVRENVGLLDITGFSRFEVSGPNAARWLDHIMASKLPAPGRARLAPMLGENGKLKGDLTVFNWGDETFWIMGSYYLREWHMRWFRDHMTDGVKVRDLGDEMVGFSLSGPKSREVLQRVADTDVSTLPFMGCAEMDVGLVRAKVARLSVTGELGYEINCHASDHIALRRLLVEAGKDSDIREVGFNTLLSLRIEKSFGIWSAEFTQGYTPGMTGMDRWIDWTKPFVGKSMAEAERDGNGPPQVQVTLEIDAKDADASGYEPIWRNGERVGFVTSGAYGHTVGKSLAMALVDPSCAEVGTALTVHIVGDQRTARVIPPSPYDPDGKAMRL